The window cattttagaagctgttccctctctgttggtccagatcaaagtctttcaccatcaattaatttagttgagagagccaatgttccctctcaggtgatgtggagagaagaagcttccctggagatgttccaggatgcagatgactgaaaataaaatcaacacaaaccagaaactaaaacacaagttattgttgagtcgttacctttgctctgagaaatatggtgggttgttggtgttgctgaggtggttcctggaaatattgatgccgtagtagtgatggtggcttcagaagagaagagaagacaacagaagtgaatggaatagaacacaacacaacagaagtgaatggaacaacacaacagaagtgaatggaatagaacaaaacaacagaacagaacacaacacaacagaagtgaatggaacaaacacaacagatgtgaatggaacacaacagaatagaagcgaatggaacacaacacaacagaagtgaatggaacagaacagaagtgaatggaacagaacacaacagaacaacacaacagatgtgaatggaacagaacacaacaggagtgaatgaatgaatagaacacaacacaacagaagtgaatggaacacaacacaacagaagtgaatggaacagaacagagTAGAAgggaatggaacagaacacaacacaacagaatagatcagaacacacacaacaaacatgagaacagagacatgagcaaacagagcaacaacagcagcaacacaatcttcctcactgaaatgatcgttgtggttcaaaggtgaagatgaaactatgtgatgggaatactcactggggaccacagACAGATCAATTACAGCATCTGGACGTGTTTGTGATCCTGAGCTGTTAAACTGGCGACAGGTATAAAGACCTGAATCTTCACCTCTGAGGTTCTTGATggtcagagaacagttctcagatagactcagtctgcctggtttaTCAGATTTAATCTGTCCAAGATTAATCAGCTCGattgctgctgatggtggattACTGAACAGCCATGTAGTATAGATACAATTCTTCTGATCctttatcaggttttcacagctcaaagttacttcttgatgtccagtcagatattttctgttggcatctgtgaaaaaaagaacaagaatctgttcacaggtagaaaatgtctttgtttctgttcatttattgttagacaattaaaatgctgctatttattgggaagatttaaatctgttttcattagaactcattctcacctgaatattgaagcatgaatgttagaaatataaaagcatgaatccatttgaaggcgaccatcatgttatcgtctccttttcttctggaacttctcttcatttgacttcctttagtgctgaaactgcagcagctttctgtggtttccacagtgtcgcctcccttttgaactgatgttgagaattgtgAAGCTAATTTTCCCAAACAACTAGCAGAAGTTCGATGCATCTaatttgtgtccatctgtggtcagcttttcatgacatcatttcacacttttgagagaaagaggaagttgaGCGTGGGTAGAGTTAGAGTTGAAATATAATTAGATTTAGTAAATGTGTCTTGTTTTAAGTGATGGTGTCTTATGTAACCAGACAGAGTCAAGTTTCTTTACTGTTCTCATGTGTTACTGCTTTCTCGTTATGGTGCTAATTTAGTTCTAAACAACATTTAAGTGTCTCGACAGATTTGAGTTCCTTcccccccccagtttattaGATGTATTGAGTTTTGCgatgaatgtggacagcagcggagctactgagaactgtatcattccctcattctcagtatgggctcatcttcatctcctgacctgaaccatcacgatgaagcgcagcttctccttttaatcAGTAACAACTTTCTAAGTGACTCAACtacctaaaacaaaaggaacacagtcaatcgcaggaacgctaataatcaaagctcagttttccacGAGTACTGTCTGGTGCCGGCTGCTTAAGAGGCCTGCCAAAagaccagattagctgcaggtgtggaggcagccagcacaacagatgagtcccccacgacccctagtggacaaacagagcacaaaaacatcagacacaggatcataacagttatcacagtcatgaggaagagttcagccagtcccataaacagcacgatggagtccagggcagaagctgaaggaactgctcagtaaaagagacctcagtgaagaagaaaatcacaagaagcttgatgtgtttttagcaactgcagccatgatgagatcagcaaaaccgcagagacacattaaaaaggaaacactgaacaacctttaagttctgctgagtatcagatgagatggttcctgcagagggtgttgAAAAGTCACTTTCAATAACTTAGTTATTAACATGAGGCAGGAGAAGAttctcacctgatcaccagctgatgaagaacaggagtgaaactgacgcacagttctggagcaggaaccttctgtggcGAACTGCAGACATGAATCTAGACCccaaaagcagatacacactactggcttgagttggagcaaggttacatttacggtacagtcaaagattttggaaaaaaaataccaagaggcgcaggtggcagaagaaacaggatggaagaggagcaggctgggcggcatgaacagacatcaatgaggacgattagattagctcaggaaccatgaaacaaacgagaatcaaacttctgggagccaggctagacagttgtgagacagttgtggctccagttttaatgaaggttcgtgtgcagcattttccctttaatctacacacatttaagggaagctgtgatctgtttagctaactgttaaacaagtactaatgaagtaatcacaacaacaaaaaatacagctataatagtaactaaaatcacaaatgtAATCCTCTGTTGtggcaaccctaaaatgaagtggaaaaatagctaaattagagttgtttTTGATAGTaggattaaagactgtcaacatccacagaaatgctgttgtttcaatatttcatccagagtgactgaatttatctgactaaggagttcatggcttaccataaagagtgatgtccagaaagcaggcaggagtatggaggacaaagattagtgtgaaacagaagcatttaagaggagacagtggcaggaaatgtgccatctttaccttattagcgtaaccctggtaagatgtggcgatgagcttgatgatctccatgtaagccgctttattgtgtttgctgctgaggagtttgccctcgttgaaaagacagtccacggtgagcaggaggtctgggaggcggttgcacacctgcctcttgctgtcagcttcaacagaaTTAGGGTCCAGAGTGTGATTCttagagcagcctgcagcctctggtgttctccttccctttttagGCCGGAGGCATGACCCCCCCAGTTCTGAGCTGAGTTCCCCCTCCCAGTTAGAGCTGAGTTATGTCCACTTCCAAAACATCCTCGCTCCAGATTCTGGGTCCCTGTCCTGAACAGATCTTTCCACCATCCCAGTCAGCTTTAGTTCTGTTTGCTCGGCTCCAGTCTGTTCCGAGTCTTGGGGATTGTTAGCAAATGATTAATGTTATCGTTACGTTAtaatgactgaagaagaagaccgaAGACACGATGAATCAAATCAAGAAGTTCTTTATTATGTGAATACCGGTTCTTCCTCACAACCAGGAATTGACGTGTAAATTTGTGAAATGTAACAATTCTTAATTCTAGTTTCCAATATTTTagattcaaaaacatcataCAATTCAAATTCTGGTGATTAAACGTGCACCAGGACACATCCTAAATATCCGTCCTGTCACAGAGATCTTAATTACTACAGCTTCTTTGAGGTctggtgtctctactgtgtccttttgtccttgaataAGGTTTGGACGTTTCCAGACACCACCGGCCGTCTGACCTTACCCAGCCGTGGAACTGACAATAAACAATGACAAGGATCACCGACACAATAACAACAGCGATGCCTGCCATCAGTCCCTTGTGGTTCACCAGAtctgaataaagaaaagcagcatggtgacgccttcagaggtctttcaggtatgaggatccaggtgtaaataatactcacagttaaacgTTCTCTTtcaccaggatggctgaaattaCAAAAATGAGcattattaatggactgagacaacttcctgcacaacttTAATAAAcgttttgtgtttacttcaggaataggaatgttgaaagttttctggatctgatcccaggcaatatcgttgcggttacacccgaggagcctgccttgatagaacagggagtcgacagtgaggcggacgtttctagggagctcccgtaatctgctctctacaatcaccagatcaggatcaaaggtgtgatgcatcaccaccagaattactgctttattatctggagacgtagaaaagaccagggtga of the Takifugu flavidus isolate HTHZ2018 chromosome 19, ASM371156v2, whole genome shotgun sequence genome contains:
- the LOC130516306 gene encoding uncharacterized protein LOC130516306 isoform X4; translation: MHRTSASCLGKLASQFSTSVQKGGDTVETTESCCSFSTKGSQMKRSSRRKGDDNMMVAFKWIHAFIFLTFMLQYSDANRKYLTGHQEVTLSCENLIKDQKNCIYTTWLFSNPPSAAIELINLGQIKSDKPGRLSLSENCSLTIKNLRGEDSGLYTCRQFNSSGSQTRPDAVIDLSVVPTTITTTASIFPGTTSATPTTHHISQSKGLWWRNLFAAAALVVLTIGCLTVFIYKWRKGTGSFMMLMKCQCRMMCKSTIIIIIMCLGVIMFPRFYLKCSTKNPTSTKSINLISVLSLMLLFHCRLG
- the LOC130516306 gene encoding uncharacterized protein LOC130516306 isoform X1, with amino-acid sequence MHRTSASCLGKLASQFSTSVQKGGDTVETTESCCSFSTKGSQMKRSSRRKGDDNMMVAFKWIHAFIFLTFMLQYSDANRKYLTGHQEVTLSCENLIKDQKNCIYTTWLFSNPPSAAIELINLGQIKSDKPGRLSLSENCSLTIKNLRGEDSGLYTCRQFNSSGSQTRPDAVIDLSVVPTTITTTASIFPGTTSATPTTHHISQSKGLSLLFSSEATTTTPATTSADGTCLWWRNLFAAAALVVLTIGCLTVFIYKWRKGTGSFMMLMKCQCRMMCKSTIIIIIMCLGVIMFPRFYLKCSTKNPTSTKSINLISVLSLMLLFHCRLG
- the LOC130516306 gene encoding uncharacterized protein LOC130516306 isoform X7: MHRTSASCLGKLASQFSTSVQKGGDTVETTESCCSFSTKGSQMKRSSRRKGDDNMMVAFKWIHAFIFLTFMLQYSDANRKYLTGHQEVTLSCENLIKDQKNCIYTTWLFSNPPSAAIELINLGQIKSDKPGRLSLSENCSLTIKNLRGEDSGLYTCRQFNSSGSQTRPDAVIDLSVVPTTITTTASIFPGTTSATPTTHHISQSKGLWWRNLFAAAALVVLTIGCLTVFIYKWRKGTGQNEENICYASISYKSTNGGAQDFGDEGDPNVTYSTVTMSAPTQPSQLK
- the LOC130516306 gene encoding uncharacterized protein LOC130516306 isoform X8, with translation MHRTSASCLGKLASQFSTSVQKGGDTVETTESCCSFSTKGSQMKRSSRRKGDDNMMVAFKWIHAFIFLTFMLQYSDANRKYLTGHQEVTLSCENLIKDQKNCIYTTWLFSNPPSAAIELINLGQIKSDKPGRLSLSENCSLTIKNLRGEDSGLYTCRQFNSSGSQTRPDAVIDLSVVPTTITTTASIFPGTTSATPTTHHISQSKGLSLLFSSEATTTTPATTSADGTCLWWRNLFAAAALVVLTIGCLTVFIYKWRKGTGFW
- the LOC130516306 gene encoding uncharacterized protein LOC130516306 isoform X5; translated protein: MHRTSASCLGKLASQFSTSVQKGGDTVETTESCCSFSTKGSQMKRSSRRKGDDNMMVAFKWIHAFIFLTFMLQYSDANRKYLTGHQEVTLSCENLIKDQKNCIYTTWLFSNPPSAAIELINLGQIKSDKPGRLSLSENCSLTIKNLRGEDSGLYTCRQFNSSGSQTRPDAVIDLSVVPTTITTTASIFPGTTSATPTTHHISQSKATTTTPATTSADGNCLWWRNLFAAAALVVLTIGCLTVFIYKWRKGTGQNEENICYASISYKSTNGGAQDFGDEGDPNVTYSTVTMSAPTQPSQLK
- the LOC130516306 gene encoding uncharacterized protein LOC130516306 isoform X3, encoding MHRTSASCLGKLASQFSTSVQKGGDTVETTESCCSFSTKGSQMKRSSRRKGDDNMMVAFKWIHAFIFLTFMLQYSDANRKYLTGHQEVTLSCENLIKDQKNCIYTTWLFSNPPSAAIELINLGQIKSDKPGRLSLSENCSLTIKNLRGEDSGLYTCRQFNSSGSQTRPDAVIDLSVVPTTITTTASIFPGTTSATPTTHHISQSKGLSLLFSSEATTTTPATTSADGTCLWWRNLFAAAALVVLTIGCLTVFIYKWRKGTGQNEENICYASISYKSTNGGAQDFGDEGDPNVTYSTVTMSAPTQPSQLK
- the LOC130516306 gene encoding uncharacterized protein LOC130516306 isoform X9, which translates into the protein MHRTSASCLGKLASQFSTSVQKGGDTVETTESCCSFSTKGSQMKRSSRRKGDDNMMVAFKWIHAFIFLTFMLQYSDANRKYLTGHQEVTLSCENLIKDQKNCIYTTWLFSNPPSAAIELINLGQIKSDKPGRLSLSENCSLTIKNLRGEDSGLYTCRQFNSSGSQTRPDAVIDLSVVPSLWWRNLFAAAALVVLTIGCLTVFIYKWRKGTGQNEENICYASISYKSTNGGAQDFGDEGDPNVTYSTVTMSAPTQPSQLK
- the LOC130516306 gene encoding uncharacterized protein LOC130516306 isoform X10 — encoded protein: MHRTSASCLGKLASQFSTSVQKGGDTVETTESCCSFSTKGSQMKRSSRRKGDDNMMVAFKWIHAFIFLTFMLQYSDANRKYLTGHQEVTLSCENLIKDQKNCIYTTWLFSNPPSAAIELINLGQIKSDKPGRLSLSENCSLTIKNLRGEDSGLYTCRQFNSSGSQTRPDAVIDLSVVPTTITTTASIFPGTTSATPTTHHISQSKATTTTPATTSADGNCLWWRNLFAAAALVVLTIGCLTVFIYKWRKGTGFW
- the LOC130516306 gene encoding uncharacterized protein LOC130516306 isoform X2, translating into MHRTSASCLGKLASQFSTSVQKGGDTVETTESCCSFSTKGSQMKRSSRRKGDDNMMVAFKWIHAFIFLTFMLQYSDANRKYLTGHQEVTLSCENLIKDQKNCIYTTWLFSNPPSAAIELINLGQIKSDKPGRLSLSENCSLTIKNLRGEDSGLYTCRQFNSSGSQTRPDAVIDLSVVPTTITTTASIFPGTTSATPTTHHISQSKATTTTPATTSADGNCLWWRNLFAAAALVVLTIGCLTVFIYKWRKGTGSFMMLMKCQCRMMCKSTIIIIIMCLGVIMFPRFYLKCSTKNPTSTKSINLISVLSLMLLFHCRLG
- the LOC130516306 gene encoding uncharacterized protein LOC130516306 isoform X6, translated to MHRTSASCLGKLASQFSTSVQKGGDTVETTESCCSFSTKGSQMKRSSRRKGDDNMMVAFKWIHAFIFLTFMLQYSDANRKYLTGHQEVTLSCENLIKDQKNCIYTTWLFSNPPSAAIELINLGQIKSDKPGRLSLSENCSLTIKNLRGEDSGLYTCRQFNSSGSQTRPDAVIDLSVVPTTITTTASIFPGTTSATPTTHHISQSKGLSLLFSSEATTTTPATTSADGTCLWWRNLFAAAALVVLTIGCLTVFIYKWRKGTGQNEENICYASISYKSTNGGAQVIPM